One segment of Phaeacidiphilus oryzae TH49 DNA contains the following:
- a CDS encoding class I adenylate-forming enzyme family protein: protein MPSQPSEQLTPGPETTLWRLVKERAKASPDVTALIEAGRTPEEDRRIAFGALPARAERVAAGLHRLGIGPGSRVAWQLPTRIDTAVLSLALARLGAVQSPVIPGYRDREVGHILREFRAEYHVAHGESKGFDHTAMAHRLAAGLAPAPRVLEFPNGLPEAVPGELPPPPADAAENRWVYWTSGTTSAPKGVLHTDRTLISGGRCLADALRATGADVGSMAFPYAHIAGPDYFVMQLLRGFPAVMFERFAMPEALDGYRRHRVSIAGGSTAFYQMFLTEQRRQPGRRLLPDLRLLAGGGAPKPPELYRAVVRELGCGLCHGYGMTEAPMITMNSPDDTEENLAGTEGRPAADMEIRIVDPDGRPLPPGTEGDVRLRGDAVCRGYLDPGQTAESFDRDGFLITGDVGRLTPSGHLVLTGRRKDIIIRKGENISAKEIEDLLAQHPAIAEAAVIGLPDPERGERVCAVLEPAAGAALPDLAELTGFLKDRQLAVYKLPEQVEVVDRLPRNETLGKVLKTELRKRFQD from the coding sequence ATGCCGTCGCAGCCTTCGGAGCAGCTCACCCCCGGTCCGGAGACGACCCTCTGGCGGCTCGTCAAGGAGCGCGCGAAGGCCTCCCCGGACGTCACCGCGCTGATCGAGGCCGGCCGAACCCCGGAGGAGGACCGCCGGATCGCCTTCGGCGCCCTGCCGGCCCGGGCCGAGCGGGTGGCCGCCGGGCTGCACCGGCTCGGCATCGGCCCCGGCAGCCGGGTCGCCTGGCAGCTGCCCACCCGGATCGACACCGCGGTCCTCTCCCTCGCGCTGGCCCGGCTCGGGGCCGTCCAGTCACCCGTCATCCCCGGCTACCGGGACCGCGAAGTGGGCCACATCCTGCGGGAGTTCCGCGCGGAGTACCACGTGGCCCACGGGGAGTCCAAAGGCTTCGACCACACCGCGATGGCGCACCGGCTCGCGGCCGGGCTCGCCCCGGCGCCCCGCGTCCTGGAGTTCCCGAACGGCCTTCCCGAGGCCGTCCCCGGCGAACTGCCGCCGCCCCCGGCCGACGCCGCCGAGAACCGCTGGGTCTACTGGACCTCCGGCACCACCTCGGCGCCCAAGGGCGTCCTCCACACCGACCGCACCCTGATCTCCGGCGGCCGCTGCCTCGCCGACGCACTGCGGGCGACCGGCGCCGACGTCGGGTCGATGGCCTTTCCCTACGCCCATATCGCCGGCCCCGACTACTTCGTCATGCAGCTGCTCCGCGGCTTCCCCGCGGTGATGTTCGAGCGGTTCGCCATGCCCGAGGCGCTGGACGGCTACCGGCGGCACCGGGTCTCCATCGCCGGCGGATCCACCGCCTTCTACCAGATGTTCCTCACCGAGCAGCGCCGGCAGCCCGGCCGCAGACTCCTCCCCGACCTGCGGCTGCTGGCCGGCGGCGGCGCCCCCAAGCCGCCGGAGCTCTACCGCGCCGTCGTCCGCGAGCTCGGTTGCGGGCTCTGCCACGGATACGGGATGACCGAGGCCCCGATGATCACCATGAACTCCCCCGACGACACCGAGGAGAACCTCGCCGGCACGGAGGGCCGGCCCGCCGCCGACATGGAGATCCGGATCGTGGACCCCGACGGCAGGCCGCTGCCCCCGGGCACCGAGGGCGACGTACGGCTGCGCGGCGATGCGGTCTGCCGCGGCTACCTCGACCCGGGCCAGACCGCCGAGTCCTTCGACCGGGACGGCTTCCTGATCACCGGCGACGTCGGCCGGCTGACCCCGTCCGGGCACCTGGTGCTCACCGGCCGCCGGAAGGACATCATCATCCGCAAGGGCGAGAACATCTCGGCCAAGGAGATAGAGGACCTCCTCGCCCAGCACCCCGCGATCGCCGAGGCCGCAGTCATCGGCCTGCCGGACCCCGAGCGCGGGGAGCGGGTCTGCGCGGTGCTCGAACCGGCGGCCGGCGCGGCGCTGCCCGATCTCGCCGAGCTGACCGGCTTCCTGAAAGACCGTCAGCTGGCCGTCTACAAACTGCCGGAGCAGGTGGAGGTGGTCGACCGGCTGCCGCGCAACGAGACCCTGGGCAAGGTGCTCAAGACGGAACTGCGCAAGCGGTTCCAGGACTGA
- a CDS encoding MarR family winged helix-turn-helix transcriptional regulator, translating to MTEISETAARGASALRVLIGRLRRRLQEVYDVSDFTPSQTSVLSRLSKDGPASASDLAAAERVRPQSIAATLAVLGERGMIQRRPDPNDGRRQVISLSENAHEHIRSGRAARNEWLSRQLEDRYTEEERQKILEVLALLERLTD from the coding sequence ATGACCGAGATCTCGGAGACCGCGGCGCGGGGCGCCAGCGCCCTGCGGGTGCTGATCGGACGGCTGCGCAGGCGGCTTCAGGAAGTGTACGACGTTTCCGACTTCACCCCGTCGCAGACCTCCGTGCTGTCCCGGCTCTCCAAGGACGGCCCGGCCTCGGCGAGCGACCTGGCCGCGGCCGAGCGGGTGCGGCCGCAGTCCATCGCCGCCACCCTGGCGGTCCTCGGCGAGCGGGGGATGATCCAGCGGCGGCCGGATCCGAACGACGGCCGCCGCCAGGTGATCTCGCTCAGCGAGAACGCCCACGAGCACATCCGGTCCGGCCGGGCGGCCCGCAACGAGTGGCTGAGCCGCCAGCTGGAGGACCGCTACACCGAGGAGGAGCGCCAGAAGATCCTCGAGGTCCTGGCGCTCCTCGAACGGCTCACCGACTGA
- a CDS encoding MerR family transcriptional regulator, with translation MLSIGDVARYGRVSVRMLRHYDATGLLRPARVDPVSGYRFYAAGQLARLNRVIALKELGFTLAQVRAIVDEAVGTEELHGMLRLRRAELAEAMATAEARLTQVEARIRAIESEGRMPDQDIVIKRIPPVRVAELTATAASYDPRHISPVIQPLYRELFARLAAAGVQPSGPGIAYYENAPGEGEAAEGEGAGEGRVRIHAAVTVPGSVPLRHDAHDGHDGDDGSSVGGGGFRVLDLPAVEEAATIVHRGSMDAVLPTVQALARWLDAGGYRWTAHAREVGLACPEDREEWVTELQVPIAPI, from the coding sequence ATGTTGAGTATCGGAGACGTCGCCCGCTACGGCCGTGTCTCGGTCCGGATGCTGCGTCACTACGACGCCACCGGGCTGCTGCGCCCGGCCCGGGTCGACCCCGTCAGCGGCTACCGCTTCTACGCGGCCGGTCAACTCGCCCGGCTGAACCGGGTGATCGCGCTCAAGGAGCTCGGCTTCACCCTCGCCCAGGTGCGGGCGATCGTGGACGAGGCGGTCGGCACCGAGGAGCTGCACGGCATGCTGCGCCTGCGCAGGGCCGAGCTGGCGGAGGCGATGGCCACCGCCGAGGCGCGGCTGACGCAGGTCGAGGCGAGGATCCGAGCGATCGAGAGCGAGGGGCGCATGCCCGACCAAGACATCGTCATCAAGAGGATCCCACCCGTCCGGGTGGCGGAGCTGACCGCGACCGCCGCGAGCTACGACCCGCGGCACATCAGCCCGGTCATCCAGCCGCTCTACCGCGAGCTGTTCGCACGGCTGGCGGCGGCCGGAGTGCAGCCGTCCGGGCCGGGGATCGCGTACTACGAGAACGCGCCGGGGGAGGGCGAAGCAGCGGAGGGCGAAGGCGCCGGCGAGGGCCGGGTCCGGATCCACGCCGCCGTCACCGTGCCCGGCTCCGTGCCGCTGCGGCACGACGCGCACGACGGGCACGACGGGGATGACGGAAGCAGCGTGGGCGGCGGCGGGTTTCGCGTCCTCGACCTGCCTGCCGTGGAGGAGGCGGCGACCATCGTCCACCGCGGCTCGATGGACGCCGTCCTCCCCACCGTGCAGGCGCTGGCCCGCTGGCTGGACGCCGGTGGCTATCGCTGGACGGCCCACGCCCGCGAGGTCGGCCTCGCGTGCCCGGAGGACCGCGAGGAGTGGGTGACGGAGCTGCAGGTGCCGATCGCCCCGATCTGA
- a CDS encoding MarR family winged helix-turn-helix transcriptional regulator has protein sequence MADHAPADSPSTAAPRSRAPEVPAQLADAPGFLARRLYQAYLAVWVRHVDSALTGPQFAVLQLAEANPGSDQRSIAALAALDNSTMTDVARRLEGRGLLDRRSDPADGRRKIISPTERGLEVLRTANRHARELDELLLKPYPTDRRAELVRELQALADHWEGLT, from the coding sequence ATGGCTGACCATGCACCCGCTGACTCCCCGTCCACCGCCGCCCCCCGCTCCCGCGCGCCCGAGGTGCCGGCGCAGCTGGCCGACGCGCCCGGCTTCCTGGCCCGCCGGCTCTACCAGGCCTATCTCGCGGTGTGGGTGCGGCATGTGGACTCGGCGCTGACCGGTCCGCAGTTCGCCGTACTCCAGCTCGCGGAGGCCAACCCGGGTTCGGACCAGCGGTCCATCGCGGCCCTCGCCGCGCTCGACAACTCCACCATGACGGATGTGGCCCGCCGCCTGGAGGGGCGCGGGCTGCTGGACCGCAGAAGCGATCCGGCGGACGGACGGCGGAAGATCATCTCGCCGACCGAGCGCGGCCTCGAAGTGCTGCGCACGGCCAATCGGCACGCCCGCGAACTCGACGAACTCCTTCTCAAGCCGTACCCCACCGACAGGCGCGCCGAGCTGGTCCGCGAGCTCCAGGCGCTCGCCGACCACTGGGAAGGCCTGACCTGA
- a CDS encoding maleate cis-trans isomerase family protein produces MTTHHIGMIVPSSNLTMETELPRMLRARETRQPEDRFVLHSSRMRMKQVTPEQLRAMNEQTERAAAELADARPDAVATACLVAIMAQGPGHHCTAERQIAEVLRAEGAEAPVVSSAGALLDGIAALGARRVAVITPYLKPLTAKVVEYIEDAGTEVVDALSLEVADNLEVGRLDPQDLTGHWRRLDLSRADALVISACVQMPSLAAIPAVEAACGLPVLSAATATTYRLLAELGLDPTVPDAGRLLSGDLPAARRPTPASRVS; encoded by the coding sequence GTGACCACCCATCACATCGGGATGATCGTCCCCAGCTCCAACCTGACCATGGAGACCGAACTGCCCCGGATGCTGCGGGCGCGCGAGACCCGGCAGCCGGAGGACCGGTTCGTGCTGCACAGCAGCCGGATGCGGATGAAGCAGGTGACGCCCGAGCAGCTGCGGGCGATGAACGAGCAGACCGAGCGGGCCGCGGCGGAGCTGGCCGACGCCCGGCCGGACGCGGTGGCCACCGCCTGCCTGGTCGCCATCATGGCGCAGGGGCCCGGCCACCACTGCACGGCGGAACGGCAGATCGCCGAGGTGCTGCGGGCCGAGGGCGCGGAGGCGCCGGTCGTCTCCAGCGCGGGCGCGCTGCTGGACGGGATCGCCGCGCTGGGCGCGCGCCGGGTGGCGGTGATCACCCCGTACCTCAAGCCGCTCACCGCCAAGGTGGTCGAGTACATCGAGGACGCCGGTACGGAGGTCGTCGACGCGCTGAGCCTGGAGGTCGCCGACAACCTCGAGGTCGGCCGGCTGGACCCGCAGGACCTGACCGGGCACTGGCGCCGCCTCGACCTCTCGCGCGCGGACGCGCTGGTGATCTCCGCCTGCGTCCAGATGCCCTCGCTCGCCGCGATCCCGGCGGTCGAGGCCGCCTGCGGCCTGCCGGTCCTCTCCGCGGCGACGGCCACCACCTACCGCCTGCTCGCCGAACTCGGCCTCGACCCGACCGTCCCGGACGCCGGCCGCCTGCTGTCCGGCGACCTCCCGGCGGCCCGGAGGCCGACGCCGGCCTCTCGGGTCAGCTGA
- a CDS encoding isochorismatase family protein, translating into MPQQAEPDPSAEIAATYRRAGFGAAVRRGRRPALIVVDLTRGFTEPGFATGADLTTEVAAAAELVEAAHAAGAPVVFTAIAYSEAELAGGVAWLEKSPGMRALREGDPAVELDPRLPYRPGADHLIVKNGASAYAGTGLAALLASLGCDTAVVCGATTSGCVRATAVDAVQSGLPVLVAAAAVGDRARPPHEAALFDLDAKYADLVGQSELLEYFAGTRAAQRLLGQRALADLADAPARSRWVRTGDGLRLHVLDYGPADGAGAPDHRPAALILPGITSPAVTFDFVARELTDLVRPLVLDVRGRGLSDAGAGYTLEDYARDTEEVIRRLGLERPLLVGHSMGARIAAATAARGRVPVAGSVLVDPPMSGPGGRGPYPTTLAAFLGQLDQARRGTDAEEVARSWPRWPRPEQELRARWLASCDREAIAATHRGFEEEDFFELWPSVPAPCALLYGEESPVVTAAGAAEAAAANPAARVAGVPGAGHMVFWDEPGAGLAALREALESVGKLAHG; encoded by the coding sequence ATGCCCCAGCAAGCAGAGCCGGACCCCTCGGCGGAGATCGCCGCCACCTACCGGCGGGCCGGCTTCGGCGCCGCCGTCCGCCGCGGGCGACGGCCCGCGCTGATCGTCGTCGACCTCACCCGCGGGTTCACCGAACCCGGCTTCGCCACCGGCGCCGACCTCACCACCGAGGTCGCCGCCGCGGCCGAGCTGGTCGAGGCCGCGCACGCCGCCGGCGCGCCCGTGGTCTTCACCGCCATCGCCTATTCGGAGGCCGAACTCGCGGGTGGCGTCGCCTGGTTGGAGAAGTCCCCGGGGATGCGCGCCCTGCGCGAGGGTGACCCCGCGGTCGAACTCGACCCGAGGCTGCCGTACCGCCCGGGCGCCGACCATCTGATCGTCAAGAATGGCGCCTCCGCCTACGCCGGGACCGGTCTGGCCGCCCTGCTGGCCTCGCTCGGCTGCGACACCGCCGTCGTCTGCGGCGCCACCACCAGCGGCTGCGTCCGGGCCACCGCCGTGGACGCCGTGCAGTCCGGCCTCCCGGTGCTGGTCGCCGCCGCCGCGGTCGGGGACCGGGCGCGGCCGCCGCACGAGGCCGCGCTCTTCGACCTGGACGCCAAGTACGCCGACCTGGTCGGCCAGTCCGAGCTGCTGGAGTACTTCGCCGGCACCCGCGCCGCCCAGCGCCTCCTCGGCCAGCGGGCGCTGGCCGACCTCGCCGACGCGCCGGCGCGCAGCCGCTGGGTGCGCACCGGGGACGGGCTGCGGCTGCACGTCCTCGACTACGGGCCCGCCGACGGCGCCGGAGCCCCCGACCACCGGCCCGCCGCCCTGATCCTGCCCGGCATCACCAGCCCGGCCGTCACCTTCGACTTCGTCGCCCGCGAACTGACGGACCTGGTAAGGCCGCTGGTGCTGGACGTGCGGGGCCGCGGGCTCTCCGACGCCGGGGCGGGCTACACCCTGGAGGACTACGCGCGGGACACCGAGGAGGTGATCCGCCGACTCGGCCTGGAGCGGCCGCTGCTGGTCGGCCATTCGATGGGCGCCCGGATCGCCGCCGCGACGGCCGCCCGCGGCCGGGTGCCGGTGGCCGGCTCCGTGCTGGTCGACCCGCCGATGAGCGGGCCCGGCGGGCGCGGCCCGTACCCGACCACGCTGGCCGCCTTCCTCGGCCAGCTCGACCAGGCCCGCCGGGGGACGGACGCCGAGGAGGTGGCCCGCTCCTGGCCGCGCTGGCCGCGGCCCGAGCAGGAGCTGCGGGCCCGCTGGCTGGCGAGCTGCGACCGGGAGGCGATCGCCGCCACCCACCGCGGCTTCGAGGAGGAGGACTTCTTCGAGCTGTGGCCGTCCGTCCCCGCGCCCTGCGCACTGCTGTACGGGGAGGAGAGCCCGGTGGTGACGGCGGCGGGCGCGGCCGAGGCGGCCGCGGCCAACCCGGCGGCGCGGGTGGCCGGGGTGCCGGGGGCCGGGCACATGGTCTTCTGGGACGAGCCCGGGGCCGGTCTCGCCGCCCTGCGTGAGGCGCTGGAGAGCGTGGGAAAGTTGGCGCATGGCTGA
- a CDS encoding uracil-DNA glycosylase has translation MESPQEESAEAHSIAQLDARLIDCRACPRLVEWREHIGRVRRRGFADWEYWARPVPGFGPVDASLLIVGLAPAAHGANRTGRMFTGDRSGDVLYAALHALGLASRPTAVRADDGLRLHGVRVTSPVHCAPPDNRPTPAERDTCRPWLARELQLLQPTLRSIVVLGGFGWQALFPVLAAARRWEIPRPRPRFGHGARVELRAMDPAEPPLHVYGCYHVSQQNTFTGRLTPAMLREVLTAAARSADLSVS, from the coding sequence ATGGAGTCCCCACAGGAGGAGAGCGCGGAGGCGCACAGCATCGCCCAGCTGGACGCGCGGCTGATCGACTGCCGCGCCTGTCCGCGGCTGGTGGAGTGGCGCGAGCACATCGGCCGAGTGCGCCGGCGCGGCTTCGCGGACTGGGAGTACTGGGCCCGCCCGGTCCCCGGCTTCGGGCCGGTCGACGCCTCGCTGCTGATCGTCGGCCTCGCCCCGGCCGCACACGGCGCCAACCGCACCGGCCGGATGTTCACCGGCGACCGTTCCGGCGACGTCCTCTACGCCGCCCTCCACGCGCTCGGCCTGGCCAGCCGGCCCACCGCCGTCCGCGCCGACGACGGCCTGCGGCTGCACGGCGTCCGCGTCACCTCACCGGTGCACTGCGCCCCGCCGGACAACCGCCCCACCCCCGCCGAACGGGACACCTGCCGCCCGTGGCTGGCCCGCGAACTCCAGCTGCTGCAACCGACCCTGCGGTCGATCGTCGTCCTCGGCGGCTTCGGCTGGCAGGCGCTCTTCCCGGTGCTCGCGGCCGCCCGCCGCTGGGAGATCCCGCGCCCGCGCCCGCGGTTCGGCCACGGCGCGCGCGTCGAACTCCGCGCCATGGACCCGGCCGAACCCCCGCTGCACGTCTACGGCTGCTACCACGTCAGCCAGCAGAACACCTTCACCGGCCGCCTCACCCCGGCCATGCTCCGCGAGGTCCTGACCGCCGCCGCGCGATCGGCGGACCTCTCCGTCAGCTGA
- a CDS encoding ArsR/SmtB family transcription factor, which yields MNARMHLSTAHASQEHKDGGEPGERLAVAVEVLGLLADRTRLALLLRLGEGEADVGTLTEASGASRTSVSQHLARLRLAGMVGTRKDGRRVVYSLRHGHLRRLVDEALNVADHQLRRLPPHD from the coding sequence ATGAACGCACGCATGCACCTATCAACTGCGCATGCCTCGCAGGAGCACAAGGACGGCGGCGAGCCCGGAGAGCGCCTCGCCGTGGCGGTGGAGGTGCTCGGACTCCTCGCCGACCGCACCCGGCTCGCCCTCCTGCTGCGGCTCGGTGAAGGCGAGGCCGACGTCGGCACCCTCACCGAGGCCTCGGGGGCGAGCCGTACCTCGGTGAGCCAGCACCTCGCCAGATTGCGGCTGGCCGGGATGGTCGGCACCCGCAAGGACGGTCGCCGGGTCGTCTACTCCCTCCGCCACGGCCACCTCCGCCGCCTGGTCGACGAGGCCCTCAACGTCGCCGACCACCAGCTCCGCCGGCTTCCGCCGCACGACTGA
- a CDS encoding cation diffusion facilitator family transporter — translation MRHRLAHALTPHSHEAMDKVDSAVTASREGMRTLWLSFGILGLTTLVEAAIVTLSGSVALLGDTIHNAADALTALPLGLAFLLGRRAANRRYTYGYGRAEDLAGIAIVLTIAASSALAGYQAVARLLDPQPVSHLWAVAAAALTGFAGNEWVARYRIRTGRRIGSAALVADGLHARTDGFTSLAVLLGAGGAALGWRWADPVVGLLITAAILMVLKGAAREVFRRLMDSVDPALVDAAEAALREVDGVLGIGQVRMRWIGHALRAEADIVVEPHLTVVSAHALAVSAEHALIHAVPRLTAATVHTDHLPETRNAPDAHAGLSHHTAVA, via the coding sequence ATACGCCATCGGCTCGCCCACGCCCTCACCCCGCACAGCCACGAGGCGATGGACAAGGTCGACTCCGCCGTCACCGCCTCCCGCGAGGGCATGCGGACGCTGTGGCTGTCGTTCGGGATCCTCGGTCTGACCACCCTCGTGGAGGCCGCGATCGTCACCCTCTCCGGCTCGGTCGCACTGCTCGGCGACACCATCCACAACGCCGCCGACGCCCTCACCGCGCTGCCGCTCGGCCTCGCCTTCCTCCTCGGCCGCCGCGCGGCCAACCGCCGCTACACCTACGGCTACGGCCGGGCCGAGGACCTCGCCGGGATCGCGATCGTGCTGACCATCGCCGCCTCCTCGGCGCTCGCCGGCTACCAGGCCGTGGCCCGGTTGCTCGACCCCCAGCCGGTCAGCCACCTCTGGGCGGTCGCGGCAGCGGCGCTGACCGGCTTCGCCGGCAACGAGTGGGTCGCCCGCTACCGCATCCGGACCGGACGGCGGATCGGCTCCGCCGCCCTGGTCGCCGACGGGCTCCACGCCCGCACCGACGGGTTCACCTCACTGGCCGTGCTGCTCGGCGCCGGCGGCGCCGCCCTCGGCTGGCGCTGGGCGGACCCGGTGGTCGGGCTGCTGATCACGGCCGCGATCCTGATGGTGCTGAAGGGCGCCGCCCGGGAGGTCTTCCGCCGGCTGATGGACTCCGTCGACCCGGCGCTGGTGGACGCGGCCGAGGCGGCGCTCCGCGAGGTCGACGGCGTGCTCGGGATCGGCCAGGTGCGGATGCGCTGGATCGGCCACGCGCTGCGCGCCGAGGCGGACATCGTGGTCGAACCGCACCTGACGGTGGTGAGCGCACACGCCCTGGCCGTCTCCGCCGAACACGCCCTGATCCACGCCGTCCCCCGGCTGACCGCCGCCACCGTCCACACCGACCACCTCCCCGAGACGCGGAACGCCCCCGACGCCCACGCCGGCCTCTCCCACCACACCGCTGTGGCCTGA